The proteins below are encoded in one region of Halostella salina:
- a CDS encoding ArdC-like ssDNA-binding domain-containing protein produces the protein MATISDSSVSFDQTDTRSDEMNSTIEQWIDDLVAGVDDAQASEEFQEWLDVQSRFHDYSYRNTLLIKRQCPEASRVAGYRTWQEEFDRHVKEGESAIWIWAPIITNQCPECENSPSYHEDSDCDYDETPPEKWSEGLVGFKPAPVFDVSQTEGEPLPDLDTEATGDPDDLVGRLTGAADELGVTVRIVPDEDWTHGEAKGICEQLSLVDVQPLVEVRDRANEADLARTLIHEYAHALLHFDVDDDTERAKREVEAEAVAYVVGRYCGLDTSGSAFYLAAWESDDPEVVRERLGRISRTAEELIDVLEDESPSSLS, from the coding sequence ATGGCTACGATCAGTGACTCGTCGGTCTCCTTCGACCAGACCGACACGCGATCAGACGAGATGAACAGTACCATCGAACAGTGGATCGACGACCTCGTCGCCGGCGTCGACGACGCGCAGGCCAGCGAAGAGTTCCAAGAGTGGCTCGATGTCCAGAGTCGTTTCCACGACTACTCCTACCGGAACACGCTCCTCATCAAGCGGCAGTGTCCCGAGGCGAGCCGGGTGGCGGGCTACCGGACGTGGCAGGAGGAGTTCGACCGGCACGTAAAGGAGGGCGAGTCGGCCATCTGGATCTGGGCGCCGATCATCACCAACCAGTGCCCGGAGTGCGAAAACTCGCCAAGCTACCACGAGGACAGCGACTGTGACTACGACGAGACACCGCCTGAAAAGTGGTCGGAGGGCCTCGTCGGGTTCAAGCCTGCGCCGGTGTTCGACGTCTCCCAGACCGAAGGTGAGCCGCTTCCCGACCTGGACACGGAAGCGACCGGGGACCCCGACGACCTCGTCGGTCGGCTGACTGGAGCCGCCGACGAACTTGGTGTGACGGTTCGGATCGTTCCCGACGAAGACTGGACCCACGGCGAGGCGAAGGGTATCTGTGAGCAGTTGAGCCTCGTCGACGTCCAACCGCTCGTAGAGGTGCGTGATCGGGCGAACGAGGCCGACCTCGCACGGACGCTGATTCACGAGTACGCCCACGCCCTGCTCCACTTCGACGTCGACGACGACACCGAGCGGGCGAAACGCGAGGTCGAGGCCGAAGCCGTCGCGTACGTCGTCGGGCGCTACTGCGGGCTCGACACGAGCGGATCGGCGTTCTACCTCGCTGCGTGGGAGTCGGACGATCCCGAGGTCGTTCGCGAGCGCCTCGGGCGGATTAGTCGAACGGCAGAGGAACTCATCGACGTTCTCGAGGACGAATCCCCGTCCTCCCTCAGTTAA
- a CDS encoding RNA-guided endonuclease InsQ/TnpB family protein produces MLETTRTYVARITNHQQVRDDLDQCGFSASKLWNVGHYYIQQRWDDDGEIPDEAELKSELKDHERYNDLHSQSSQRVLEELAEAFIGWYNSDDDNNPPGYRKRGDRHPRSTVTWKKRAIKHDNKHGQLRLSKGFNLKESRSDFILAEYETRPDVEVENIQQVRAVWNGDEWELHLVCKKEFPVEDAPGDNTAGIDLGISNYLAIDYEDGESELYPGNTLKEDKHYFTCEEYQTEGENGPSERARKARQKLSRRKDHFLHTLSKHIVQRCVEEGVEKIAVGDVSDIREDENGDSRNWGASGNKKLHGWEFDRFTNLLEYKAEAHGILVDRVDEENTSKTCSCCGQIRDSNRVERGLYVCSLCETTMNADVNGAVNIRRKITQSPPLGDMSNGWLAQPGVFLFDRESGRFTPREQGDCKP; encoded by the coding sequence ATGCTGGAGACAACCCGCACCTACGTCGCACGCATCACGAACCACCAACAGGTTCGTGACGACCTCGACCAGTGCGGGTTCTCCGCCTCGAAACTGTGGAACGTCGGACACTACTACATCCAACAACGGTGGGATGACGACGGCGAGATACCCGACGAAGCCGAACTGAAATCGGAGTTGAAAGACCACGAACGCTACAATGACCTCCATTCTCAGTCAAGTCAGCGAGTTCTCGAAGAACTTGCTGAGGCGTTCATCGGCTGGTACAACTCCGACGACGACAACAATCCACCGGGCTACCGGAAACGTGGCGACCGACACCCTCGCTCCACCGTGACGTGGAAGAAACGAGCCATCAAGCACGACAACAAGCACGGCCAACTCCGTCTCTCGAAAGGCTTCAACCTGAAAGAGAGCCGGTCTGACTTCATCCTCGCAGAATACGAAACCCGTCCCGACGTAGAAGTCGAGAACATCCAGCAAGTGCGTGCCGTCTGGAACGGCGACGAGTGGGAACTCCACCTCGTCTGCAAGAAAGAATTTCCAGTCGAAGACGCACCGGGCGACAACACGGCGGGAATCGATCTCGGTATCAGCAACTACCTCGCCATCGACTACGAAGACGGCGAGAGTGAACTGTATCCGGGGAACACGCTGAAAGAGGACAAGCACTACTTCACCTGCGAGGAGTACCAGACCGAAGGTGAGAACGGGCCGTCGGAGCGTGCGAGGAAGGCTCGGCAGAAACTCTCCCGGCGCAAAGACCACTTCCTCCACACCCTCAGCAAACACATCGTGCAACGGTGTGTCGAAGAAGGCGTGGAGAAGATAGCGGTTGGCGACGTCAGTGACATCCGCGAGGATGAGAACGGAGACTCGCGGAACTGGGGTGCGTCGGGGAACAAGAAACTCCACGGATGGGAGTTCGACCGCTTCACGAATCTGCTCGAATACAAGGCCGAGGCACACGGTATCCTCGTTGATCGTGTAGACGAGGAGAACACGAGCAAGACGTGTTCGTGTTGTGGGCAGATTCGGGACTCGAATCGTGTGGAACGTGGTCTGTACGTCTGTTCGTTGTGCGAGACGACGATGAACGCCGACGTGAACGGTGCGGTGAACATTCGCAGAAAGATAACTCAGAGTCCCCCGTTGGGGGATATGAGTAACGGCTGGTTGGCACAGCCCGGAGTCTTCCTGTTCGACCGCGAGAGCGGACGGTTCACACCGAGAGAACAGGGAGACTGCAAACCGTAA
- a CDS encoding helix-turn-helix transcriptional regulator gives MYDLTGFQRDLLYTVAGLEEPHGLALKAELEDYYESEVHHGRLYPNLDTLVDKGLINKSEKDRRTNEYVLTTRGEREIEHRLEWEQQYLDNRETIET, from the coding sequence ATGTACGACCTGACCGGATTCCAACGTGACCTGCTGTACACAGTTGCTGGACTGGAAGAACCACATGGTCTCGCACTGAAGGCAGAACTTGAGGACTATTACGAGTCGGAAGTTCACCACGGACGGCTCTACCCGAACCTGGATACACTGGTGGACAAAGGATTGATCAACAAATCCGAGAAGGATAGGCGGACCAACGAGTACGTATTGACGACTCGGGGCGAGCGAGAAATAGAGCACAGACTGGAGTGGGAACAGCAGTATCTAGATAATAGAGAAACGATAGAGACCTGA
- a CDS encoding coiled-coil domain-containing protein, producing the protein MTDTLDTPDKNDSKEDLKQHVDRLQNQIEALEAELETTREENQKLKQDLNEIQDRISARNEEMEHVRSTVQECINRLEGTDWDGTPDTDEMQENFRNPDFGDD; encoded by the coding sequence ATGACTGACACTCTAGACACACCGGACAAGAACGATTCGAAGGAGGACCTCAAACAGCACGTCGATCGCCTCCAAAACCAGATCGAGGCTCTTGAGGCAGAACTTGAAACGACTCGGGAGGAGAACCAGAAACTGAAACAGGACTTGAACGAGATTCAAGACCGGATCTCAGCCAGAAACGAGGAGATGGAACACGTCCGCAGTACCGTTCAGGAATGTATAAATCGATTGGAAGGTACCGATTGGGATGGTACACCCGATACTGACGAGATGCAAGAAAACTTTCGGAACCCGGATTTTGGAGATGATTAG
- a CDS encoding poly-gamma-glutamate hydrolase family protein: MVSTKVYKSKSGHSSVIGKRWSCSLSPDLANQLNVGENDHIRINRDSGCPCYVRIRKIHKNEKYPLRVPKKTRKKAGLEHHERVTLSKVIPQEDYIEARKNNSLAETVWDDGEQNKILIYAPHGGDIEFGTDDAAIRLYKKLDKNGYNVSLWCLHGFGPNSFNRWHASKPGLTSGNYPGLGKVRDRAYDLVISFHVQNKSYTGIGGGVKEGFREKISDKLDERIKDRYEFRHNHENMRWEGVSDSNLVNKLCNDEGGLQVEMQPIIGYKYRKKAVDSIYSVIQNQM, translated from the coding sequence ATGGTGTCGACAAAGGTATATAAATCAAAATCCGGACACAGTAGCGTCATAGGCAAGAGATGGAGCTGTAGCCTCTCACCTGATCTCGCCAACCAGCTCAATGTAGGAGAAAACGACCACATTCGCATTAACCGAGACTCCGGTTGTCCATGCTACGTCCGGATCAGGAAGATCCATAAAAACGAAAAATATCCTCTCAGGGTCCCGAAAAAGACCCGCAAAAAGGCAGGTCTTGAACATCACGAACGGGTAACACTCTCTAAAGTCATCCCACAGGAAGACTACATTGAAGCCCGGAAAAATAATTCATTAGCTGAGACTGTTTGGGATGACGGCGAACAAAATAAGATACTGATCTACGCTCCGCATGGCGGTGATATCGAATTTGGTACTGATGATGCAGCTATACGTCTATACAAAAAACTTGATAAAAACGGTTACAATGTAAGTTTGTGGTGCCTACACGGGTTTGGACCAAACAGTTTCAACCGGTGGCATGCCAGTAAACCTGGATTGACATCTGGCAACTATCCTGGGCTTGGGAAAGTACGAGATAGGGCATATGATCTGGTTATCTCTTTTCACGTTCAAAATAAAAGCTATACTGGTATAGGGGGAGGTGTCAAAGAAGGATTTAGAGAGAAAATTAGCGACAAACTGGATGAAAGAATAAAGGATAGATACGAATTTAGACACAACCATGAGAACATGCGGTGGGAAGGTGTTTCTGACAGCAATCTGGTGAATAAGCTTTGTAACGACGAAGGAGGTCTACAAGTTGAGATGCAGCCTATTATTGGCTATAAGTATCGGAAAAAAGCTGTTGACTCCATCTATTCAGTTATCCAAAACCAGATGTAA
- a CDS encoding DUF1810 domain-containing protein — translation MADSADPYDLQRFVEAQDPVIEQVKEELRSGRKRTHWMWFVFPQVAGLGNSQMAQRYAISSRDEAEAYLSHSTLGRRLYDCTEIVNGIEARSANDIFGHPDDLKFQSSMTLFEAVADDPDPFRTALDRYYNGEVDQKTLEFIGE, via the coding sequence ATGGCTGATTCAGCCGATCCCTATGATCTACAACGGTTCGTTGAGGCACAGGATCCCGTGATAGAACAGGTGAAAGAAGAGTTGCGGTCGGGTCGTAAGCGCACCCACTGGATGTGGTTCGTTTTCCCGCAAGTCGCGGGTCTCGGCAATAGCCAGATGGCCCAGCGCTATGCGATATCGTCACGAGACGAGGCCGAAGCCTATCTATCACATTCGACATTAGGCCGACGGTTGTATGACTGTACAGAGATAGTGAACGGAATCGAAGCACGGTCGGCAAACGACATCTTCGGACATCCGGATGACTTGAAATTTCAGTCATCTATGACGCTGTTTGAAGCGGTTGCAGATGATCCAGACCCGTTCAGAACAGCTCTGGACCGGTATTACAACGGAGAAGTTGATCAGAAGACATTAGAATTCATTGGGGAATGA
- a CDS encoding vWA domain-containing protein, with amino-acid sequence MEITPNTSRSALARLSTTDRRSERRREELQRLANVLTDSALQVRVTFQQTGAFAHTAAESDPHDFEIHVPVEKYDQVETDLPEATWDRRVQMGLLFHELGHVLYSDFERFEQRQSEIIPRHRTLFRTLYNAAEDVVIEAQLAREFALEDDFRTLNNTFRQSQQRDHQRYLDQFADEGEDRFTYTVYEALLIGVLEQGFGSDPRFQAIVDPQNQSHHVHGGRRDVVTALADRIPEFIDDLLTLPSGRDRVDRGYEFFETVRDRLVELPTIQSIRIETEPFRPVEAGDYVLNRSERATALPDPTQRTTQPGASGTSPDDTGDHRSNYSPGSGEADQRPVPHSEVSPTSRTTGPHLLLDSDGSTSSLQREAEELLDLVQSSESDLQRVGVTEIDEGDGERQRWEQAKRRAQPLANDLRSSLRRRRRADKQSGHRTGQIDPQQLVSAAHGRDRVFKRRVRGDQRDYSCLLVLDRSGSMVRSKIEAAEIATAQLVHAFHAVGIDVSVLSLWQNIPWLELPFGGAPERFADHIMSGRATGGTPLAETVEIARNRISTGSGDHSFMIVVTDGEPGDTEAFFEQIDRCNFNVYAVYIQGEPGEHAQYFDRIVYTDTGTIDATVRELARQLIS; translated from the coding sequence ATGGAAATAACGCCGAACACCTCCCGCAGTGCGCTTGCACGGCTGTCAACCACGGACCGGCGGTCGGAGCGTCGACGAGAGGAACTACAGCGGCTGGCGAACGTACTTACTGACTCGGCTCTTCAGGTCAGGGTCACGTTCCAGCAAACGGGCGCATTTGCACATACGGCGGCGGAGTCAGATCCACACGACTTCGAGATACACGTCCCCGTCGAAAAGTACGATCAGGTCGAAACGGACCTTCCGGAAGCGACGTGGGACCGGCGTGTCCAGATGGGGCTCCTGTTTCACGAACTCGGGCACGTTTTGTACTCCGATTTCGAACGGTTCGAACAGCGCCAGTCCGAGATCATCCCCCGTCACCGTACCCTTTTCCGGACGCTCTACAACGCCGCCGAAGACGTCGTCATCGAGGCACAGCTCGCGCGAGAGTTCGCATTGGAAGACGATTTCAGAACGCTCAACAACACGTTCCGGCAGTCACAGCAACGGGATCATCAACGATATCTCGATCAGTTCGCCGATGAGGGCGAGGACCGATTCACGTACACGGTTTACGAGGCGCTCTTGATCGGTGTTCTCGAACAGGGGTTCGGCTCCGACCCACGGTTTCAAGCGATCGTGGATCCGCAAAACCAGTCCCACCACGTCCACGGTGGTCGTCGAGACGTGGTGACGGCCCTCGCTGACCGGATCCCGGAGTTTATCGACGACCTGTTGACGCTCCCCAGTGGCCGTGACCGTGTCGACCGCGGCTACGAGTTCTTCGAGACGGTCCGTGACAGGCTGGTCGAATTACCGACCATCCAGTCAATCAGGATCGAGACAGAGCCGTTCAGGCCTGTGGAAGCGGGCGACTACGTGCTCAACCGATCGGAGCGGGCAACGGCGCTCCCGGACCCGACCCAACGCACAACGCAACCGGGGGCATCGGGTACCAGCCCCGACGATACTGGGGATCACCGGTCGAACTACTCTCCTGGCTCAGGAGAGGCTGACCAACGTCCGGTACCCCATTCGGAGGTCAGTCCAACCTCGCGTACAACAGGCCCACACCTGCTCCTCGACAGCGACGGATCTACGTCCTCACTCCAACGCGAAGCGGAGGAGTTACTCGACCTCGTGCAGTCGAGCGAGTCGGACCTCCAGCGAGTCGGCGTAACGGAAATCGATGAAGGGGACGGGGAGAGACAGCGATGGGAGCAGGCGAAGCGTCGTGCTCAACCGTTAGCAAACGACCTCCGATCCTCCCTGCGCCGACGTCGCCGAGCGGACAAACAATCCGGGCACCGAACGGGGCAGATAGATCCCCAACAGCTCGTCAGCGCAGCGCATGGGCGCGATCGCGTCTTCAAGCGCCGTGTCCGTGGCGACCAGCGGGATTACAGCTGTCTGCTCGTGCTCGACCGGTCAGGATCGATGGTGCGGTCCAAGATCGAGGCCGCGGAAATCGCAACTGCACAGCTCGTCCATGCGTTTCATGCTGTGGGGATCGACGTGTCCGTGCTCTCGCTCTGGCAAAACATTCCGTGGCTGGAACTCCCGTTCGGTGGAGCGCCCGAACGCTTCGCCGATCACATCATGTCCGGGCGGGCTACTGGGGGAACTCCGCTGGCAGAGACCGTCGAGATCGCCCGAAACCGGATCTCAACCGGCTCGGGCGACCACTCGTTCATGATCGTCGTCACGGACGGTGAACCCGGTGATACGGAGGCGTTCTTCGAGCAAATCGACCGTTGCAACTTCAACGTCTATGCGGTCTACATACAGGGTGAGCCGGGCGAGCACGCACAGTATTTCGATCGGATCGTGTACACCGATACCGGTACGATCGATGCGACAGTCCGGGAACTCGCTCGCCAACTAATATCCTAA
- a CDS encoding AAA family ATPase, translated as MSDIKSDVIAPLATAIISDAPQPPARGDVVDRISNAVDGASEEAILDCLAILCVEDRSDGTIYVRLRGTGPQAEAAAHSSDELSGPSRVSQSVDEAGQPTDERFGRLPVLEDVGHEEVPDIAADAYYERTTAADKTDVQVVTKALDAGMNVVLKGPPGVGKSYLAKYICAQTNRPLYRVTLSETTYREDLLGHLQLVSAPGGESVTSWVDGPLTRAVREGGVLLLDEINAADANTAAALNAVMERENTRSLTIPQTGEVITPHEQFRVIATANPGYQGTYEQNAAFEGRFRHIELDYVPPEIEVEIIFERTDIDRRKEEQVKDLVDFATRLREAYLNGELTTPITTRELVRIATFMETGFMDLRTAAESELLARVDDHDTSLVATLLEKSL; from the coding sequence ATGTCGGATATCAAGTCAGATGTGATCGCACCCCTTGCGACTGCCATCATCAGCGATGCGCCACAGCCGCCGGCAAGAGGCGATGTCGTCGACCGGATCTCGAATGCGGTCGACGGCGCGAGCGAGGAAGCGATCCTGGACTGTCTGGCCATTCTGTGTGTGGAAGACCGCTCCGACGGGACTATCTACGTGCGACTCCGGGGCACGGGCCCGCAAGCTGAGGCTGCCGCCCATTCAAGTGACGAACTTTCGGGCCCATCGAGGGTATCACAGTCCGTCGACGAGGCTGGCCAACCGACTGACGAGCGATTCGGTCGACTCCCCGTGTTGGAAGATGTCGGCCACGAGGAGGTGCCCGATATCGCGGCAGACGCCTACTATGAGCGCACGACGGCCGCCGACAAGACTGACGTTCAAGTCGTCACGAAGGCGCTCGATGCGGGCATGAACGTCGTTCTGAAGGGGCCACCGGGCGTTGGCAAGAGTTATTTGGCGAAGTACATCTGTGCCCAGACGAACCGGCCGCTGTACCGAGTCACGCTGTCGGAGACGACGTACCGTGAGGACCTGCTCGGCCATCTCCAGCTCGTCTCCGCACCCGGCGGTGAGAGTGTGACTTCCTGGGTCGATGGCCCGCTTACGCGGGCCGTGCGCGAGGGCGGGGTCCTGTTGCTCGACGAGATAAATGCGGCCGATGCGAACACGGCAGCCGCACTCAACGCCGTCATGGAACGGGAGAACACGCGGTCTTTGACCATCCCACAGACCGGCGAAGTGATAACGCCACACGAGCAGTTCCGCGTGATCGCAACCGCCAATCCCGGCTATCAGGGCACCTACGAACAGAACGCCGCCTTCGAAGGCCGGTTCAGACATATCGAACTCGATTACGTCCCGCCGGAGATCGAGGTCGAGATCATTTTCGAGCGGACGGACATCGACCGGCGAAAGGAAGAGCAGGTCAAGGACCTCGTGGACTTCGCCACACGGCTCCGTGAGGCGTATCTGAACGGTGAGCTCACAACACCGATCACGACCCGGGAGCTCGTCCGCATAGCGACGTTCATGGAAACGGGATTCATGGACCTGCGGACAGCCGCCGAGAGCGAACTGCTCGCACGAGTCGACGACCACGACACCTCGCTCGTTGCGACGCTTCTCGAAAAGAGCCTCTGA